In the Limanda limanda chromosome 15, fLimLim1.1, whole genome shotgun sequence genome, TCTTACTTTTTGAATCCAACAAATAAAATCTACACtgtttcatcattttgttcCACTTACAGGCTGAAGCTCCAAAGTATAAACCACTGTAAACCCATTTGTCGCTGTGTGTAAATACACTCATGGAGAAGTCAATGGTGTTTTAAAGGGCTCTTACAATAATGACGGTTTCACAAAACACTTGTAAGCCATCGATTTTAatttaaggttacatttccaCGTATTTAACTACAAATTGGATCAATATACAAGCTTATTAGGGCATTTAAAGTCACAATTCAACACTATCAATAATTTTATAACATATTCCTCTGCATGCTTGTTCTTATCTATGAATAGTCTTAAACATTACGTACCAATACTGCAGGCACAAGTTACCcacctttatatatatatacagtatatacacagaGAGTGTAGATCTATAGATATACTGTAGTCTTGCTCACCTCCAGGCCTCTGCTCTGCTTCTCCCCAAGGGACGCTGAGTGAGTGATGAGGGGGATGTGGAGCCTGGGAGATACCGGAGAGAAGGTTTTGGTGAGATTTGGTCCCGCTCTTTCAAACAACATCCTTATTCTCTTTATTTGCCACCTCCAGGACAATCTGCAGACTCTGAgaacaaataaaagaacaatGTACATAACACCATCAGTACGAGGTATTGATCCAGAGCTTGGTTTAAAGTATTATTTGTTGATGAACGCTTTTCAAGTCACTGTGGTGTTAAAAGATAGAGTagaaaaaagatgaaataagCAGCTGCACAGATATAGGatgtaatttgacttttttcatTGAAAGCCTCTTCAAGAAAATGCAGTGCAGCATTCCtgctctttttatttcatttactgAAATGTGCCCCAGATATTAAACATTCTCACACTTCAtcagaatttgtgtttttattattttgcaatgtgactttatttatttgcacaATCCGCCCCTGTGGGTTATTCATCTCCTCCCAGTTCTTGACAACTCCCCCCCCTTCAGGGAGCGCTGTTTACACAAAAATAAGCACAAGACTTAAAGCAGCTAGCACGGCATTAACATCTATTtttgaatgtttattttgtgcCAAAAAAGTATGTGTACGTGGAGTATGCATactattttaaaaagcaaattgTGAGCAGCGCATTCTTCAAAGTTTGTTTTCTAATTTACTAATACTCAACATGTaaccagatagatagatagatagatagatagatagatagatagatagatagatagatagatagatagatagatagatagatagatagatagatagatagatagatagatagatagatagatagatagatagatagatagatagacaaatAGATGTGTACATACAAAGAAAAGGGACCAAACCCATTACATTCAATCTCAATTACAAGAGGTCTCAAATGACCAATGAATAAGTGATTTTATATGCAGGACATTTCTCTTATAGACCTGTACAGGATATAgagttaaataaatgaattgctGTTGAAGTCTTACTCCTTACATGTCAAAATCCAAACGCTGAAACTAAATAGTTGTATTTTAACTTGAATACGATACTTGTGATGAATCAGACTTTGTAGCCAAATTGACTAAATGGGTAGAAACTACAACAAGCATCTGGCAGTACTGTGAAATGTCCACAAAGAAAAGTGACAATCCCTTACATAATCCCATTTTGGAATGGTACAATAGAGAATGTCCCCTGGAGTAAAGTTTAGACCTTAACCCGGAATAATTTTAGTTTAGATTAATTCACAGGTCCTACCCTGTACGATCTTTCCattaaagatttaaaccagATATCGAATTCAACTGTTCTGTTTGCAACAGTTCAGATGAAATTTCTCACATTTGTTCTGGAACTGTTCTCAAACAGAAAAGTTTGGGTTAGACATGATTGTCTTCATTGAATCCTTCTTCACTACAGATTGTTCTTATagctttaaagggatagttcaccctcaaatgaaaatgcactgaGTATCTTCTCCCCACTATGCTGATtgagggtgggtgaagtgtttgagtccataaaacactttaggagtttcaggggtgaGCGTATTGTCGTCTccccaatattttctttaaatataacatgtacatttgtgttttctatcCTTTGTGATGTATTCTATGTTTTGGATTCTGTCTTTAAACTGTGATCTCAGCAGGAAGCTTGTATCTCACAGAAGagcaacacacagtgaacatgaGCCAACGACAAATAGAACAATATTGATCTTCATCACTCTCTCCACTAGATGTCACCCTACgaccacacaaaacaaagcttgGGTGCCTCTATATTCTAAAGGGGTTAAGGCTCACTTCACGTCCAACAGCcacaataacaaaacataaacaatgcttttttttaaagacaaaactAAGTTTGATCATGCCTGTAAATTGTAGTAAACACAAGTTCATCCCTAAGACCTCATCAGTCATCCATATGATACGGATCCCATGTAAGACACTGAACTGACCTATAAACATGAGAAAACCAGGAGGTTCTATTCCatgtgtgttttggtttgtcCTGGATTTATTGTGTTACAGCTGTTATGCCTGCACCCAGATGTGTCACACGTgccacccccaccaccccccacaTCAAAGCACAGCTGGACTGACTCTAACCAGGCTAAACATGtcggctgtttttttttcaaacacgtAAAGCAGCAGCGGAGTCAATAGGTGAAAACAGGACGAACAGGCGCTGGATGCGGATCTGATGAAGCGATGCtcgggaggatggaggaggcagcagccagGATGTGGCATGTGTGCATGACGTCATCCCTCCATGTACCGTGCGCCATTTtggaagcaaaaaaaaaaaaaaaaaaaaatcacggATAATTTCCGTGGTCCCTGACAGAGCCGAGTTCCTCCCAGTGATTGTTGGATGCTATCGGTGCCCCTCCGCGGAGAGCTGCGCTGTGCGATCGGCCTGTGGGACGCGGTGTTCAGCCAGAGCTGCTAAATGAAGCAATGGCGGGTAAGCTGCTTTGTgaagggggagaggggagaagaaGGATCCACCTCACTTGGTGTGTGTGATGGCCCTGAACACTGCAAGTTAGCCTAGCCTAGCCGCGAGCTAGCGCTGGCGAGCTAACGGTGCTAGTTGTCAAAACTGTGTCGCTGtcgggagtgggggggggtcgCTGCCGGAGACCCTCCGAGCAGAGCCCGAGCCTCGCACCCCCGACCTGaccctgtgctctctctctctcctccacagggGTTGCAGGAGGTAATGATTTCCAGTGGTGTTTCTCTCAAGTGAAAGGAGCCATAGATGAAGATGTTGCGGAAGGTACgtggctaacgctagcttgGCGGCTAAGTGGGGGGGGGCTACATCGCTGGGGCAAGCTAGCTAGGTGGTGTGATGGTGGTGCACGTCAGCTGGGTGCTCGGGTGTGATTGTGTACGAGTGCCGCTGTTGtcgtgagtgtgtttgtgtgtttgtggatcgGCTGCACAAAACGCCCTTTCCCCCTCCTCTTAGTGCCTGCACCGCTAGCTAGCACTGTATGCTAGCTGGAGGCTAAGCTATTAAAGGGGAGCGACCGTGTCCATGACGTCAATGTGCTGCGTCCAATAATTGTCAGAGTGACATCAGGcgtgttttcattcattcacacatgtaatggtgtgtgtctgtgcgttgtgtgagtgttgtgtgttgtgcttGTCACGTTGCCCCCTGATATGAACATGAATTAGCTTGATGCAGCATCATGGAGGAAGCTGAGCTGTTGGGTCTGACTCATGTGTGTCCATTTCCAGCTGACATTATCTCTACAGTGGAGTTCAACTACTCTGGAGAGCTGCTGGCGACTGGAGACAAAGGAGGCAGAGTAGTGATATTCCAACATGAACAGGAGGTGAGATcccacaggtcacacacacacagggtcatGTCACAAGTCACGTCCGGactcgtgtgtgtttgcagagacgATGTTGACACTTGTCGTTGTccgtgtgtttttcttctttcagtcCAAGAATCGTCCGCACCTGCGCGGGGAGTACAACGTCTATAGCACTTTTCAGAGTCACGAGCCAGAATTTGACTACTTGAAAAGTTTAGAAATCGAGGAAAAGATTAATAAAATTAGATGGCTACCCCAACAGAATGCTGCTCACTTTCTACTTTCGACAAATGGTAAGAGTTTATTGAAAATCCGATAATCACgtcaaaacaacaaagtgtctctctgtcacGTTGGCTAACCTGTCAAATTCCCAACTTTGTTCCTGTCAGATAAAACTATCAAATTGTGGAAAATAAGTGAAAGAGATAAACGGGCCGAAGGTTACAACCTGAaagatgaagatggacgactcaGAGACCCCTTTAGAATCTCCTCCTTACGGGTACGTGACCTATCTTGCATATGAACCTGGCTTTTAACGGGGTTTGATCAAATCTCGGCCTGACGGTGCGTGTTGAATGTTTCCAGGTACCAGTGCTGATGCCAATGGATCTCATGGTAGAAGCAAGCCCACGGAGGATCTTTGCAAATGCGCACACCTATCACATTAATTCCATTTCTGTAAATAGTGATCATGAAACGTACCTCTCCGCAGACGACCTAAGAATAAATCTATGGCACTTGGAAATCACAGACAGAAGTTTTAGTATCCTTTTCCCTCTCCAAAAAGGAGTCAGTAGATGTGTTGTCCACATGTCTTTACACTGTGTCGTGGTGAAACATGAGCCTGGAAGTTCCTTAACAGCGTGTCCCCAGATATTGTAGACATCAAGCCAGCCAACATGGAGGAACTGACGGAAGTAATCACAGCTGCTGAGTGCCATCCACACCAATGCAATGTTTTTGTGTACAGCAGTAGCAAAGGCACCATCCGCCTGTGTGACATGCGAGCGGCGGCACTCTGCGATCGGCACTCAAAGTGTGAGTAGCTCAACTGGGACACTGCACTGTTTAATCAATTAACTATTTGATTGGTGGTGAAGCAATTTGTTTTGGGATtgcattcagttttttttttttttttatccccatCCTGAGAGGATTTATTTGAATaacttttgatttgttttgtttttcttttgaagtCTTTGAGGAGCCAGAGGATCCAAGCAGCCGATCCTTTTTCTCTGAgatcatctcctccatctcggACGTGAAGTTCAGTCACAGCGGACGCTACATGATGACACGTGACTACCTCTCCGTCAAAGTGTGGGACCTCAACATGGAGAACAGGCCAGTGGAGACGTATCAGGTGCATAGACATTTTTATCCTTTGACTTTCAAATGCAACTGTTCAGGTGACAACTAAGAGAAGCTCTCATTAATGCTATATGTATCTTATATAAGTGGAAAAGTACAAAATGGTTGTTTCAACAGTGTCATTTTGactacatttgtgttttcaccaaAGAATACAATAatgtctgttgtgttgctgtgtacCTGTAGCTGTTAATGTTTATTCCTGAtttcaaatataattaaattcacatttatgAAATGAAAAGGTTAAGATTGGAAATAAATTGGTGAATGACATGTGTGCTCCTAGTGACTCACGAAAATAGTTGCCTCAGGTGTGTTTGCTTTATCTAAGAGCAGTTTATTTAAACcagaacattttcttctgtgtgtgtctatttatTTAGTGATTTTAGGACATGAGGCTCAAgtcctttgttttctttcaggtACATGAATACCTTCGCAGTAAGCTCTGCTCCTTGTATGAAAACGACTGCATCTTCGACAAGTTTGAGTGCTGCTGGAATGGCAGTGACAGGTCTGTGTTCCCTTTATTTCCCTCACTATGACGTTTATGATACATCTGATGTATGGCCCTTTTAGAGCATGTCCTGATAATCAGTGTCCTTCTCTTTTGTCCCGCAGTGCCATCATGACCGGCTCCTACAACAACTTCTTCAGAATGTTCGACCGCAACACCAGGCGGGACATCACGCTGGAGGCGTCCCGGGAGAGCAGCAAACCGCGGGCCACGCTCAAACCCCGCAAAGTGTCCACCGGCggcaagaggaagaaggatgaGATCAGCGTGGACAGCCTGGACTTCAACAAGAAGATCCTCCACACTGCCTGGCACCCCAAAGATAACGTGATAGCTGTGGCAGCCACCAACAACTTGTACATTTTCCAGGACAAAATCAACTAGAAGATTTGGGGCTCCCGAGGATAGGGCTTTTACCGTACCTGTGTAGTTAAGCCTACTACTTGTCTATCTGTATAAGAAGAAACAGCCTCGTTGTCCTCCTGGTGAAGAATTTCGAAAGCACGTGTCTACTTTTTTTGCCACAGGAGGTTGATCCATaggcctgttttattttgagtcTGAGCTTAGGTTGTTTTTGCCTTCGGCACCAGGGCAATCAACATGCCCCCCTGACCCAGAAAGCCCAATTCGGGTCTAATTGACGGAATGGCACTCCCTAGAGGTCAAACTCTTGAAcgttggtgtttgtgttgacattttaaGCCTTCATTTCATGATTTAACAGCAGAACTCTCGGAAGCTCTTAAAATGACGTCTTGTCAGAGTTGTAACATCATTTCAAAGATTTCGGGCCCTCTGAAGCACGGATTAATGGCCAATAAGCCTAACTGTAACATTCCCCCATTGGTCATGTATTCAGGCCAAACTACTGGTGGAAGAGGCCCTGAATTTGGAAAGTGgacttgtttcttttcttccctccctccctcttacTTTACCCCCTCCCCTGTCAATACGGTGACATAATTTCACTCACTGTATCTACTCAAGTACACCTTGTCATCCACATAATAAAAGAAACTAAAACtacagatgtgtttttaaatttagatgtattaaaacatgtttattgctttgcatgtttttatgTTGTAGAGAGGTGGAAAAATGTTCAGTCAGACCACtgtcttttaatttttttggagCAGATCTCAAGCAAACTTGTGACGGAAATAGGATTTTGGGGGGGCTGCCAGTTTCAGAACCACTGTTGGAGACAACCGATGACGTGTTTGTTTCGAGAGATTCCTTTTCTAGTTTTTGACCATGTTTTAGGATGCAGGCCGGAAACGTCATGGCACAAGATGGGGCCCAGGACAAAGGGAATCTGCAGCCTTAATACCTACTTGGATCAGTGACAGCTACAAGTTTATGTCCCCAAACCTCATGTGCATTATTTGTAAATCCTATTTTATAGTTATGTCCTCATATACTGCTGCTATAGGTGGCTGTCtatgaaaaacacagaggaaaaattgCACACCGTACAGTTTATGTGACAGAGTGCCTCCTAATCATGTAACGAGTAGGAACAATTCAGACAGGCCTCATACATGTGCccttattcatttattattattattattagggatGTCACCCAAAATTTGAGCCGCGTATTGCAAATGTGGATCTTATCTCCGTAGTTGTGAATGCCGAAATGAAAGTTGACTACACGATACATATACTgatgacattaaaaacaaacacataataaTGCATTGTCTTTGTCCATTGATTCCTAACATGGTGGCAATGTATTcacttgtttattattttgaccAAAGTTCAATAAAATTTTAATTGTGTTCATCTGCATGGGATCCTCTCCTTTGACAAGTCAGTTCTATGTTGTGTGCGTAACAATCACCAGCGGCCACTGAGtacatgtgtgtttcctgctttTATTGTGGAGGTTGAACAAAATGGACCACAGTTGTGCGTAGAAAGTTAACATTTGATTTTCTGCAGTTTACAGTCGCATGATTTGAGCAATCGATCAAAGCTCTGTCCCTCAAACTCTgagctaataaaaaaaaacatgtttatccaCACCATGATCGGaaaattttaaatgaaaattccTCCTCAAGTGAATTCTTATTgcagtaagaaaaaaaagacaattgcAAACAATATATATCAGTTCCCTAACTTTCAGATTTAGAGAGCAAGAAGCAGCAGTCGTCTCCAGGTCGGGACAAGGGACGACCAGCAAGCGGCAGATGATtggtcagtgttgtgttcaggtgtcaGAAGCCACAGACAGCAAAGACAGATCCTTTACTCTCCAAGGGGCCGCATGAGGCTTTCAATTCACTCGGCCACATCTCCCTAGATCTTCCAAAAGCTCCCATTTGAAGGCATGCCAAGATGGTCACATCAAGGTGACCCCACACTTCTACTTAGTAGGTGTTGTGGGAGGTGATACGCTTCCCAATGTATAtcctgaaaaaagaaagataaacgCAGAGAATGAAATGGGGCTGAAAGAAGACTATACAAAAAGTAGGGGTTACATTTTAAAAGACATGTATTACATAAGGAGGGTGTGTTTTCACCCGGTctatttgttggttggtttgtttgttggcacgattacgcaaaaactactgaatggatttctgTGAAACTTTGTGCGGGGAtaggccaagaaagaaccacacAAAGTTGGTCCGcacttatttaaacatttcGAGATGgggtgttttattttaacaatttcATCAATAATGCATGGATCTTAGAAAAAGCCAAGCATTTTTAGGGGAATGACATCAATGCAATCTGTTGTGCATTCACATAAAAGTCCAGATCCAGCAAATTTAAACTGAtgggccttggctgaggtatgTGCTCGACAAAATGAGACATGTTGGTGTGTTTCTCTACAAATTACTGATGGTGCTTAGCAGACAAGACTGCTCAATAACCTTTGCTGCCCATGGCAACCTGTCTGACAGTGCACCTTATCATGCTTTACTCAGAACAACTGCTCTGTGATTTTATTGGTCAAAGAATTATTAATAGCACTTTACAAAAGCACATAAAGTGGTGTCACTCCAGCCGAATTCAAAACTCGAGACTGTAATCTATCACGGTGCAAACAAATTGACGTGCCCTTTtaatacagagacacacactggacTAACACTAAATTATTCATGTTGCGTTGGTGCAATTAAAGGTGTTTGGATCAGTGTTGTTTccaaacaggaagaaaacaggTCTATATTTCCATAGATACATCAATTGTATATGGCCCCATATTCAGGTTTTGAAGAGCTATTTAAGGATCTTCCTGCAGTTGCATCTAAAGATGACTATTAAGTGTTTTTAGAGTAAGAGCTACTGTAAAAATGGCCCGAGTGAGCAATTAATTGATGGTGCTTACCCTAGGCCAACAGCAAGTATGTGAGAAATGATTAATGAGGGAATGAAAAGCTTCAGAAAGTCAGCGGAGAGGATTCCTCCCTTCTTCATGACGCTGGTGTTCCTGATGCTGAGAGGGGTCGAGTGCTTAGTGTGCTTCAGCAGGAACTCCCTACAGAGGAGCACattaatctttcttttttttgaattcaTTAAAATTGCAGAGTACCAGTTTAATGTCACACCGACACCTTTGCtcacacagacattttaaataatgtgaATCTAAATGATGAATCAGGTGATAAAATAAATAGGCTCAAACATGTAATTAGAATTTGGTAATTACCCATTTTTGACTGAAATATTAGAATAATtactcaaattaaataaaaaaaaatgtaaactgcaTGCATTAATAAGAGTAAGCAAATAAGGGAACATACTTGGGTGGATTGTTCTCAGGTCTACTCGACCAGTCCCAGATCCAATCAGCGTTTTTCTTCATCAGATTCTCTACTTCCCGACTTGTTTCTTGGAAGTCTTCATCTGACTGGAAACACATTCAgcatcaaaatatatataaaaataccgTCGAGCTGAACAGAATCAAATTAACTGTTAAATAAAACCGACGGGGCAATTAGAGTTGGATTCATAGAAGGTTGTGGTTATAAACTTCACTTTGTGAGCAGAGAAttataaacagcaaaacattttacaaatcagaGCTTAATTATGTTTTATACCTCCTCACTATGCTTGCACAATGAAAAAGCATTACTTCAAATATATAGGTCTTATATTGAACTCCTATCTGAACACAGGGGAATAGGTACGTTTAGGAAAAGCAAGGGCAAGgacaaatataaaaagattataaacaaatacaaaactgaGATGTAATTTTTcaaattaagtttaaaaaaaacacataaacacagatatatatatatatatatatatatctttggCCCCCATGGTAGTCAGTTAAATAAGTTCTTTGTAAAGAGAGTAAGCATAACGAGCTATTGCTTTAGCCTACACTATTtcacatatacatatttatttgttttgctccATGACTATTTTGTTTTGTACCTAATTGAATGTGAAccaaaatcaacatttaaaaaacgatttttttatgaaaattatattgtgaTAGTTGTTGATATGTTTAATCAAACAGCGCTAGTTCAGATATAACTCTACCTGTGAGCTGTTTCCCTCTGAGCCCCTCCACAGGACAAGTGGGGTCTGTGCTCTGAGTGGGctgatgaggagaagaagaagaagaagaagaagaagaagaagaagaagaagaagaagaagaagaagaagaagaagaagaaaacaacaacatgttaatGCAACTCTGGAACACCACTCATTTACCATCTGGATTGCACAATGCACCAGGGACAAACCAGCAGATTTTCCCACAGACCTGTTGCACTTGGAGCTCCCCCTGGAGCTGCTCCTCCCCGACTCGTGTTGTGCGTCCAGCAGCATTTTCTCCACGTCACCCTCCAGGCCTGACGTGGGGATCTGCTCCTGACTTCCGTGGTGACTTGAGCTTTGGGAGACGTTTCCACTGAAATGCAGCTCGACCCAGGAAcctacacaacaaacacacagtaaaacaaGTTGGTTGAGCAATGTCATACCACTGGGCTGTAAAACCTTGGAACAACACGCAGGCTACAGCTGAACAACAAACATTCCACTAAGCTGACAGACCGTCACCATTACTGCCAGTGTTTATCTTGAATtgattttatactatttatatctctagtCTTGTATTTCTAAGACGTACTCCTGCactgttttcccttttttaacaTACACATTCATCTGCTGTACCACACTTTTACATGATGTGTCTAACACACAACTCAGCACAACATCcttaaatctgtttttatatttggcTTCACTATGCCTCGGTTACTTGTGTCTTTTTATCACACTATACTCAAAATATTACATATATTATAGTATATATTTGtcaatatttattattcttatgttcttgtgttttaatctatctatctatctaatagcACAGTAAATTAATTAATCTATTACCTATAACAACAACCTGTCCCTTAACAGTTGTGCCTCCACTTCTTATGAAGCAAGTAAACATGTCATCTTTCTCCTCTCGTTAGCTTTAAACCTCAGGCGTCTCTCACACAGCTAGCTTAGCATCGCCCACACAGCTAGCCCGTGGTGTGTTGTTTacatgctaacgttagcatggAGCTACAGGCTGGTTCTCACCTTGTAAAGCCTCCTCGGACGACATGTCGCAGGTGGGACGTGGCGGCTCCGCACTGTTTGCGCAGCTTCTTCTTCGTGAACTCTGGCGAAACCTGCGCGAAGTAGCTGGAAGAGCCGATGTCCACAATAACAATGACGCAACGGCGTGTTTACCTGCgacgtgattggctgagagggaggagggcaaGACCGCGAGCGCGTGCCCGTGTGCCCGGGGCGCGGGAGGGAGCACGGGACACACATCCGCAACAAACATCATAATAAATGTGACGTaaatgttcattgtatgcacctaTATACcataccaaagaaaattccaggtaggtgtaaacctacttggcaataaatacattctgattctgtCTTGattctatcaatcaatcaatcaatcaatcaatcaatcagtccatctgtcaatcaatcaatcaatcaatctgtcaatccATCTATGTAGCATAACGCACAATGCCCCCCTTCCATAGTTAATGTATTAAACATGACAACCAATAGAATTGTATtaatatattgtataaatataataagTCGTAAATATAAGCTACTGACAATCATATATGCCTCTGCCATGTATTGATCAGTGGAGTCCTACTCAATTAGTGCTTTCTGTTATAGACTTTGCTTCCATCCTGACCTTAGGAGCTTAAAAGTTTAATAACCCTAATTTCTACTGACTTCTTTTAATCCAAAGTTCTACAAGTGACAAACACTTTACTATATCTGGTTCGTGGTAAAACATCCGTCTGTTGTTTTGTGACTCCTTCAAGAGACGACCCCCAAATTTGAGTCTGGGAAATTTAATTACGTTTGTTACCATGGAGATTAGTATGACTGATTATTCctgcaaaattaaattaattctaCAATTAAGGGGGCTCATTATTCTGAGGTATGGCCTCCTTCCCGGCAGAATGTGGTTTACAGGGATTATGCAGAGCTAACCGGATCATTTCCCCAAAAAAGAGATAAATT is a window encoding:
- the ppp2r2d gene encoding serine/threonine-protein phosphatase 2A 55 kDa regulatory subunit B delta isoform, yielding MAGVAGGNDFQWCFSQVKGAIDEDVAEADIISTVEFNYSGELLATGDKGGRVVIFQHEQESKNRPHLRGEYNVYSTFQSHEPEFDYLKSLEIEEKINKIRWLPQQNAAHFLLSTNDKTIKLWKISERDKRAEGYNLKDEDGRLRDPFRISSLRVPVLMPMDLMVEASPRRIFANAHTYHINSISVNSDHETYLSADDLRINLWHLEITDRSFNIVDIKPANMEELTEVITAAECHPHQCNVFVYSSSKGTIRLCDMRAAALCDRHSKFFEEPEDPSSRSFFSEIISSISDVKFSHSGRYMMTRDYLSVKVWDLNMENRPVETYQVHEYLRSKLCSLYENDCIFDKFECCWNGSDSAIMTGSYNNFFRMFDRNTRRDITLEASRESSKPRATLKPRKVSTGGKRKKDEISVDSLDFNKKILHTAWHPKDNVIAVAATNNLYIFQDKIN
- the bnip4 gene encoding BCL2 interacting protein 4, which encodes MSSEEALQGSWVELHFSGNVSQSSSHHGSQEQIPTSGLEGDVEKMLLDAQHESGRSSSRGSSKCNSPLRAQTPLVLWRGSEGNSSQSDEDFQETSREVENLMKKNADWIWDWSSRPENNPPKEFLLKHTKHSTPLSIRNTSVMKKGGILSADFLKLFIPSLIISHILAVGLGIYIGKRITSHNTY